The following proteins come from a genomic window of Iamia sp. SCSIO 61187:
- a CDS encoding DUF6463 family protein has protein sequence MALYATAHTVAALTFEGAAGHADEWFTGGLWDEDFSDMTEAGSALWLSLASFGPPLFVIGLTVLWMDRHGITPPPFIAWILGTLTLVDAVINPFTPWPIIVIAHVLLLVGARRAGRDEDLVTPASSASSMPVV, from the coding sequence ATGGCCCTCTACGCGACGGCGCACACCGTGGCCGCCCTCACCTTCGAGGGCGCGGCCGGGCACGCCGACGAGTGGTTCACCGGCGGGCTCTGGGACGAGGACTTCTCCGACATGACCGAGGCCGGCAGCGCCCTGTGGCTGAGCCTGGCCAGCTTCGGACCGCCCCTGTTCGTGATCGGGCTGACCGTGCTGTGGATGGACCGCCACGGCATCACCCCGCCCCCGTTCATCGCGTGGATCCTGGGGACCCTCACCCTCGTCGACGCCGTGATCAACCCGTTCACGCCGTGGCCCATCATCGTGATCGCCCACGTCCTCCTGCTGGTGGGCGCCCGCCGGGCCGGGCGCGACGAGGACCTCGTGACCCCGGCCAGCTCCGCCTCGTCGATGCCGGTGGTCTGA
- a CDS encoding DUF2867 domain-containing protein: MAIRLPETEHTERPWRIHEIAPDFEVEDVWRFRTPGAGPDDFPVMLAALRAGGGLDDNPPVVRFLFAVRWRLGALLGWDEPEQGLARRTETLGDRLPVDLRQDATGAAEEGVPFTLVYELPDECALEMANSTVHAVCHLGWVPTDHGEHELRMAALVRPNGVLGRVYMAAIKPFRYLIVYPALTRQWERAWRERAHLVRTEAGAPT; the protein is encoded by the coding sequence ATGGCGATCCGACTCCCCGAGACCGAGCACACCGAGCGTCCGTGGCGCATCCACGAGATCGCTCCCGACTTCGAGGTCGAGGACGTCTGGCGGTTCCGCACCCCCGGCGCCGGGCCCGACGACTTCCCCGTGATGCTCGCCGCGCTGCGAGCGGGCGGCGGGCTCGACGACAACCCGCCGGTGGTCCGGTTCCTGTTCGCCGTGCGGTGGCGCCTCGGTGCCCTGCTCGGCTGGGACGAGCCCGAGCAGGGCCTCGCCCGCCGGACCGAGACGCTGGGCGACCGCCTGCCGGTCGACCTGCGCCAGGACGCCACCGGCGCCGCGGAGGAGGGCGTCCCGTTCACCCTGGTGTACGAGCTGCCCGACGAGTGCGCCCTCGAGATGGCCAACTCGACCGTCCACGCCGTCTGCCACCTGGGCTGGGTGCCGACCGACCACGGCGAGCACGAGCTGCGGATGGCCGCCCTGGTCCGGCCGAACGGCGTCCTCGGGCGGGTCTACATGGCAGCCATCAAGCCCTTCCGGTACCTGATCGTGTACCCCGCCCTGACCCGCCAGTGGGAGCGGGCCTGGCGCGAGCGGGCCCACCTCGTCCGCACCGAGGCGGGAGCGCCCACGTGA
- a CDS encoding TetR/AcrR family transcriptional regulator, which translates to MGALRTPREGWIEEGLRALAEGGVDAVRVEVLAKALGVTKGGFYGYFADRAALLTEMLDTWERESVDDVFERIEREGGDALDKVRLAGQLTFSSDRLRPIDHAVREWARRDPDVAERLRRVDNRRMQLCRDAISTFCSDPDEVEARSLLAFCMAIGSHLLAADHPGRTRAEVMTRAADLILSPSPGTAAP; encoded by the coding sequence GTGGGAGCGCTACGGACCCCCCGCGAGGGGTGGATCGAGGAGGGGCTGCGGGCGCTGGCCGAGGGGGGCGTGGACGCGGTGCGCGTCGAGGTCCTGGCCAAGGCGCTCGGCGTCACCAAGGGCGGGTTCTACGGCTACTTCGCCGACCGCGCCGCCCTCCTCACCGAGATGCTCGACACCTGGGAGCGCGAGAGCGTCGACGACGTCTTCGAGCGGATCGAGCGCGAGGGCGGGGACGCCCTCGACAAGGTCAGGCTCGCCGGGCAGCTCACCTTCTCCAGCGATCGGTTGCGCCCCATCGACCACGCGGTCCGGGAGTGGGCGCGCCGCGACCCGGACGTCGCCGAGCGCCTCCGCCGGGTCGACAACCGGCGCATGCAGCTGTGCCGCGACGCGATCAGCACGTTCTGCTCCGACCCCGACGAGGTCGAGGCCCGCAGCCTGCTCGCCTTCTGCATGGCGATCGGGAGCCACCTGCTCGCCGCCGACCACCCCGGCCGCACCCGCGCCGAGGTGATGACCCGCGCCGCCGACCTCATCCTCAGCCCCTCGCCCGGGACCGCCGCCCCCTGA
- a CDS encoding TetR/AcrR family transcriptional regulator, with translation MSDLRQRRHRETRRQLVDAALDLFDERGYAAVTMGDIAGAAGVSRRTLYRHFPTKDRVVLDLPVEWTEVWDETLAALPPDTSARDAVEQITRTIAGRLDEERERMQRVWRIVESTPALEPAFLANRAWTERILALLADARRGPVVAGPEALTIAGAYLGAIDVAMADWAAGADDRTVTDTVDALLAHLRPLWPADTAEA, from the coding sequence GTGAGCGACCTGCGCCAGCGCCGCCATCGCGAGACGCGGCGCCAGCTCGTCGATGCCGCGCTCGACCTGTTCGACGAGCGGGGGTACGCGGCGGTGACGATGGGCGACATCGCCGGTGCGGCCGGTGTGTCCCGGCGGACGCTCTACCGCCACTTCCCGACCAAGGACCGGGTCGTCCTCGACCTGCCGGTCGAGTGGACGGAGGTCTGGGACGAGACGCTGGCGGCGCTGCCCCCCGACACCTCGGCCCGCGACGCCGTCGAGCAGATCACCCGCACCATCGCCGGGCGGCTGGACGAGGAGCGGGAGCGGATGCAGCGCGTCTGGCGCATCGTCGAGTCCACCCCCGCCCTCGAGCCCGCCTTCCTCGCCAACCGGGCGTGGACCGAGCGGATCCTGGCCCTGCTGGCGGACGCCCGGCGAGGCCCGGTCGTCGCCGGCCCCGAGGCCCTCACCATCGCCGGGGCGTACCTCGGCGCCATCGACGTGGCCATGGCGGACTGGGCGGCCGGCGCCGACGACCGCACCGTGACCGACACGGTGGACGCCCTGCTCGCCCACCTGCGGCCGCTGTGGCCGGCCGACACCGCCGAGGCATGA
- a CDS encoding DUF6463 family protein gives MTHQRVAPARPARATRGALDRPLVGRSLVVIAAVHTAVAPAVYPDSLRSTWEAGVIDAVEGDPASIDLRGIGFWYLTAGLAVGLLGGVVHRAEQRPDGLPPWFGWGLLGFTAWGATLMPRSGFWAFAVPGILALRSRHPRS, from the coding sequence ATGACGCATCAGCGAGTCGCCCCTGCCCGCCCCGCCCGGGCGACCCGAGGGGCCCTGGACCGACCCCTCGTGGGGCGCTCGCTCGTGGTCATCGCCGCCGTCCACACCGCCGTCGCACCGGCCGTGTACCCGGACTCGCTGCGCAGCACCTGGGAGGCGGGGGTGATCGACGCCGTCGAGGGCGACCCCGCCTCGATCGACCTCCGGGGCATCGGCTTCTGGTACCTGACCGCCGGTCTCGCCGTCGGTCTGCTGGGCGGCGTCGTCCACCGCGCCGAGCAGCGCCCCGACGGGCTGCCGCCGTGGTTCGGGTGGGGGCTGCTGGGGTTCACCGCCTGGGGCGCGACCCTGATGCCGCGGTCGGGGTTCTGGGCCTTCGCCGTGCCCGGCATCCTCGCCCTGCGGAGCCGCCACCCCCGCTCCTGA
- a CDS encoding TetR/AcrR family transcriptional regulator, with protein sequence MHGDEDTPSPPTRRQTILDAAAGVFMANGFVGASMDEVAARARVSKQTVYKHFGDKESLFFELVTVTVEGAASASAALDQTIGDDVAADLSVYARALAHGVMQPEVLDLRRLVIAEAVRFPGLGRRFYELGLARTVERLAAIVADLDRRGVVRAPDVSTAAEHLNWLILSGPLNRAMLLGADHGMAAADIDRHADDGVAAFLRAYRP encoded by the coding sequence ATGCACGGCGACGAGGACACGCCATCGCCCCCCACTCGACGGCAGACGATCCTCGACGCGGCGGCGGGGGTGTTCATGGCCAACGGGTTCGTGGGGGCGAGCATGGACGAGGTCGCCGCCCGAGCCCGGGTCTCCAAGCAGACGGTGTACAAGCACTTCGGCGACAAGGAGTCGCTGTTCTTCGAGCTGGTCACCGTCACCGTCGAGGGCGCGGCGAGCGCATCCGCCGCCCTCGACCAGACCATCGGTGACGATGTCGCCGCCGACCTGTCGGTCTACGCCCGGGCGCTCGCCCACGGGGTGATGCAGCCGGAGGTGCTCGACCTCCGGCGGCTGGTGATCGCCGAGGCCGTCCGCTTCCCGGGGCTCGGTCGTCGCTTCTACGAGCTGGGCCTGGCGCGGACGGTCGAGCGGCTGGCCGCCATCGTCGCCGACCTCGACCGGCGCGGCGTCGTCCGCGCCCCCGACGTCTCGACCGCGGCCGAGCACCTGAACTGGCTGATCCTGTCGGGCCCGCTGAACCGGGCGATGCTCCTCGGCGCCGACCACGGCATGGCGGCCGCCGACATCGACCGCCACGCCGACGACGGCGTCGCCGCCTTCCTGCGGGCCTACCGGCCCTGA
- a CDS encoding dihydrofolate reductase family protein gives MVEFVTLDGVMQGFGSPDEDRDGGFEHGGWGAPYRDPSPPSASTFATTSAYLFGRGTYDKMIQFWPHQGDENPMAAHLRSAPKHVVTSSPIDDTWTNAHVLGGDDVEQAVRRLKDETDGDVVVLGSWTLLESLIAWDLVDEYRLFLHPLVLGTGKRLFRPLAQPRPMTLVEATPTPTGVVVLRYRAGGDPGGAPASSHPRS, from the coding sequence GTGGTCGAGTTCGTCACGCTCGATGGTGTGATGCAGGGGTTCGGATCGCCGGACGAAGATCGCGACGGCGGGTTCGAGCACGGGGGCTGGGGCGCGCCGTACCGCGACCCCTCGCCGCCGAGCGCGTCGACGTTCGCCACCACCTCGGCGTACCTGTTCGGGCGGGGCACCTACGACAAGATGATCCAGTTCTGGCCCCACCAGGGCGACGAGAACCCGATGGCCGCCCACCTGAGGTCGGCGCCCAAGCACGTCGTCACCAGCTCCCCGATCGACGACACGTGGACCAACGCCCACGTCCTCGGCGGCGATGACGTCGAGCAGGCTGTCCGGCGCCTCAAGGACGAGACCGACGGCGACGTCGTCGTCCTGGGGAGCTGGACGCTCCTCGAGTCGCTCATCGCCTGGGACCTGGTCGACGAGTACCGCCTCTTCCTCCACCCGCTCGTCCTCGGCACGGGCAAGCGGCTCTTCCGGCCGCTGGCGCAGCCCCGACCGATGACCCTGGTCGAGGCCACCCCCACGCCGACGGGCGTGGTCGTCCTCCGCTACCGCGCCGGCGGCGATCCCGGAGGCGCCCCGGCGTCCAGCCACCCGAGGAGCTGA
- a CDS encoding spermidine synthase, whose product MFEELDRRSTAQGEISLRRRFDPSLRVEVHEVRLADAFLMSSLFTVAEEELARLTLAAIGGGGPLDVVVGGLGLGCTARAALEDRRVRSVRVIEAAEPVIEWHRAGLVPLGAELTASGRCRFVPGDFFRAVRSDASDDDAVGDADAVLLDIDHSPRDHLHPDHAAFYTEAGLVDVRRRLRPGGAFGLWSDDPPEAGFTGILERVFAGVAAHVVEFPNPYTGETSANTVYVATTPG is encoded by the coding sequence GTGTTCGAAGAGCTCGATCGCCGGTCGACCGCGCAGGGCGAGATCAGCCTGCGGCGCCGGTTCGACCCGTCGCTGCGGGTCGAGGTCCACGAGGTGCGCCTCGCCGACGCCTTCCTCATGTCGAGCCTGTTCACCGTGGCCGAGGAGGAGCTGGCCCGCCTGACGCTCGCGGCGATCGGCGGAGGCGGACCGCTCGATGTCGTCGTCGGGGGCCTGGGTCTGGGCTGCACCGCCCGGGCCGCCCTGGAGGACCGGCGCGTCCGGAGCGTCCGCGTCATCGAGGCCGCCGAGCCCGTGATCGAATGGCACCGAGCGGGGCTGGTCCCGCTCGGGGCCGAGCTGACCGCCTCGGGCCGGTGCCGCTTCGTCCCCGGCGACTTCTTCCGGGCGGTGCGCTCCGACGCCAGCGACGACGACGCCGTCGGGGACGCCGACGCCGTGCTGCTGGACATCGACCACTCGCCCCGGGACCACCTCCACCCGGACCACGCCGCCTTCTACACCGAGGCGGGGCTGGTCGACGTGCGCCGGCGCCTGCGACCGGGCGGGGCCTTCGGCCTCTGGTCCGACGACCCGCCCGAGGCGGGCTTCACCGGCATCCTCGAGCGGGTGTTCGCCGGCGTCGCCGCCCACGTCGTGGAGTTCCCGAACCCCTACACCGGCGAGACGTCCGCCAACACGGTCTACGTGGCCACGACCCCGGGCTGA
- a CDS encoding TetR/AcrR family transcriptional regulator gives MNAGPTPRPGGRTARVRAAVLAATGDVLAEHGLGGVDLTEVARRADVGRTTVYRRWGTPAALVADLLEEMAEESTPRAATGSLAGDLEALALLVHRTLGDRRQGRLFAALIAAAMTDAPAAEALERFYDVRIAEWAPCVDDAVARGELDPGTDAEAVIRAVSAPLYYEHLTRTAPVARRTALVAARAAVAAAQAGAYRRDA, from the coding sequence GTGAACGCCGGCCCGACCCCGCGACCCGGCGGTCGGACGGCCCGGGTGCGGGCGGCGGTCCTCGCCGCCACGGGTGACGTCCTGGCCGAGCACGGGCTCGGAGGGGTCGACCTCACCGAGGTCGCCCGGCGGGCGGACGTGGGCCGGACCACCGTCTACCGGCGGTGGGGGACACCGGCGGCGCTGGTGGCCGACCTCCTCGAGGAGATGGCCGAGGAGTCGACGCCCCGGGCCGCCACCGGGTCGCTGGCCGGCGACCTCGAGGCCCTGGCCCTCCTGGTGCACCGCACCCTGGGCGACCGGCGCCAGGGCCGGCTCTTCGCCGCCCTCATCGCCGCGGCCATGACCGACGCGCCGGCGGCGGAGGCGCTCGAGCGGTTCTACGACGTGCGGATCGCCGAGTGGGCCCCGTGCGTGGACGATGCGGTGGCGCGAGGGGAGCTGGACCCGGGGACCGACGCCGAGGCCGTCATCCGCGCCGTCTCGGCGCCGCTGTACTACGAGCACCTGACGCGCACCGCGCCGGTGGCGCGCCGGACGGCCCTCGTCGCGGCGCGGGCCGCGGTGGCCGCGGCCCAGGCCGGCGCGTACCGGCGTGACGCCTGA
- a CDS encoding aldo/keto reductase, with the protein MEHRQLGRSGLRVPELSFGAGTFGGRGELFGAWGTTDVDEARAIVDRCLEAGVTMFDTADVYSAGASEEVLGAALEGRRDEALISTKAGLPMGPGPHDAGTSRSRLLTAVDDALRRLRTDRIDLFQLHAFDATTPIEEVVGTLDGLVTAGKVRYVGVSNFSGWQLKASLDVADRNGWPRYVAHQVYYSLVGRDYEWDLMPLGAAEGVGALVWSPLGWGRLTGRLRRGAPIPAGSRLHQTAEYGPPVDDELLYDVVDVLDAIARDTGRTVPQIALNWLLTRPTVASVIVGARDITQLEENLGATGWRLTDEQVARLDAASARPAPYPHFPYQRQEGFARLNPPLVPG; encoded by the coding sequence ATGGAGCACCGACAGCTGGGACGATCAGGCCTGCGGGTGCCGGAGCTGAGCTTCGGCGCCGGGACCTTCGGCGGCCGGGGCGAGCTCTTCGGCGCCTGGGGCACCACCGACGTGGACGAGGCGAGGGCGATCGTCGACCGCTGCCTCGAGGCGGGCGTGACGATGTTCGACACTGCCGACGTCTACTCCGCCGGTGCCTCCGAGGAGGTGCTGGGGGCGGCCCTCGAGGGTCGGCGGGACGAGGCCCTCATCTCGACCAAGGCCGGGCTCCCCATGGGCCCCGGGCCCCACGACGCCGGGACGTCCCGCTCCCGGTTGCTCACCGCGGTGGACGACGCCCTGCGCCGGCTGCGCACCGACCGCATCGACCTGTTCCAGCTGCACGCCTTCGACGCCACGACCCCCATCGAGGAGGTCGTCGGGACCCTCGACGGCCTCGTCACCGCCGGGAAGGTCCGCTACGTCGGCGTGTCCAACTTCTCCGGGTGGCAGCTCAAGGCCTCGCTCGACGTCGCCGACCGCAACGGCTGGCCCCGCTACGTCGCCCACCAGGTGTACTACTCCCTGGTCGGGAGGGACTACGAGTGGGACCTGATGCCGCTCGGCGCCGCCGAGGGCGTCGGAGCCCTCGTGTGGAGCCCCCTGGGGTGGGGCCGCCTGACCGGGCGTCTGCGCCGGGGCGCCCCGATCCCCGCCGGCAGCCGCCTCCACCAGACCGCGGAGTACGGCCCGCCGGTCGACGACGAGCTCCTCTACGACGTCGTCGACGTGCTCGACGCCATCGCCCGCGACACCGGCCGGACGGTGCCGCAGATCGCGCTCAACTGGCTGCTGACCCGTCCCACCGTGGCGTCGGTCATCGTCGGGGCCCGGGACATCACCCAGCTCGAGGAGAACCTCGGCGCCACCGGCTGGCGGCTCACCGACGAGCAGGTCGCCCGGCTCGACGCCGCCAGCGCCCGCCCGGCGCCGTACCCCCACTTCCCCTACCAGCGCCAGGAGGGCTTCGCCCGCCTGAACCCGCCGCTCGTCCCGGGGTGA
- a CDS encoding phosphatase PAP2 family protein: MADRPITSPTAATVSTARAPLATTGTPLTFRTVRRRWPSLIPLAVLVPLVLGALAMIDGGRLLVWDAPLTAAAVDHRSTAIDDLSRAVSRLGAWPVVYPLGAALALAAARRSPRLAWVIVATVAARPAVEWLLKEIVGRPRPDGARLVAGTGFSFPSGHVLAATATWAFLPAVVALHTHRRTLWWASVGLAGTVVALVAWSRVWLGVHWTSDVVASLALGYLALNAVQAWLHRRAGDDRSSGRRRSELLPQEGPAIPAFQASPHWPMRNGSVVPPGPAASGPGTGDRGPRGPRPGRP, translated from the coding sequence ATGGCGGACCGCCCCATCACCTCACCGACCGCGGCGACCGTCTCGACCGCCCGAGCCCCCCTCGCGACGACCGGGACGCCGCTCACGTTCCGTACCGTGCGCCGGCGCTGGCCATCGCTGATCCCCCTCGCCGTGCTCGTGCCCCTGGTGCTCGGAGCGCTGGCCATGATCGACGGTGGACGCCTCCTGGTCTGGGACGCCCCGCTCACCGCGGCCGCCGTCGACCACCGCAGCACCGCGATCGACGACCTCTCGCGTGCCGTGTCCCGTCTCGGCGCCTGGCCCGTCGTCTACCCGCTCGGCGCCGCGCTGGCGCTGGCCGCAGCGCGCCGCTCGCCCCGCCTGGCCTGGGTGATCGTCGCCACCGTCGCCGCCCGCCCTGCGGTCGAGTGGCTCCTCAAGGAGATCGTCGGGCGCCCCCGCCCCGACGGCGCCCGTCTGGTCGCCGGCACCGGCTTCTCCTTCCCGAGCGGCCACGTCCTGGCCGCCACCGCGACCTGGGCGTTCCTTCCTGCTGTCGTCGCCCTGCACACCCACCGCCGCACCCTGTGGTGGGCGTCCGTGGGCCTCGCCGGGACCGTCGTCGCGCTGGTCGCCTGGAGCCGGGTCTGGCTCGGCGTCCACTGGACGTCCGACGTCGTCGCCAGCCTGGCCCTCGGCTACCTCGCCCTCAACGCCGTCCAGGCCTGGCTGCACCGACGTGCCGGTGACGACAGGTCGTCGGGCCGTCGCCGGTCCGAGCTCCTGCCCCAAGAGGGCCCGGCGATCCCCGCGTTCCAGGCGAGCCCCCACTGGCCGATGCGGAACGGATCGGTCGTCCCGCCCGGACCAGCCGCGTCGGGGCCTGGGACGGGAGACCGTGGGCCACGAGGGCCGCGGCCTGGACGTCCGTAG
- a CDS encoding cell wall metabolism sensor histidine kinase WalK: MLDRLQQAQRRQRRFVSDASHELRSPIATLRQHAEVASEHPRRIPGDALAQTVRTEALRLQRLVDDLLVLARADEHTVASRRRPVDLDDIVLDEVRHRQATTEVEIDATGVSAGAVDGDPDALGRVVRNLFDNAIRHAARRMTVSLAERSGTVHLVVEDDGPGVPPEDRHRVFERFVRLDDARGRDHGGSGLGLAIVAELVTAHDGAVTIGDATLGGARVEVTLPART; encoded by the coding sequence ATGCTCGATCGCCTGCAACAGGCCCAGCGTCGCCAACGGCGGTTCGTGTCGGACGCCTCCCACGAGCTGCGCTCGCCGATCGCCACCCTCCGCCAGCACGCCGAGGTCGCGTCCGAGCACCCACGGCGGATACCCGGCGACGCCCTCGCCCAGACCGTGCGGACCGAGGCGCTGCGCCTCCAACGACTGGTCGACGACCTGCTCGTGCTGGCCCGGGCCGACGAGCACACGGTGGCCTCGCGTCGACGACCGGTCGACCTCGACGACATCGTGCTGGACGAGGTCCGGCACCGACAGGCGACGACCGAGGTCGAGATCGATGCCACGGGCGTGTCCGCCGGCGCCGTCGACGGGGATCCCGACGCGCTGGGGCGAGTGGTCCGCAACCTCTTCGACAACGCCATCCGCCACGCGGCCCGGCGGATGACGGTGTCGCTCGCCGAGCGGTCGGGGACGGTGCACCTCGTCGTCGAGGACGACGGCCCCGGGGTGCCGCCCGAAGACCGGCATCGCGTCTTCGAGCGGTTCGTGCGGCTCGACGACGCCCGCGGGCGCGACCACGGGGGCAGTGGGTTGGGCCTCGCCATCGTGGCCGAGCTGGTGACCGCCCACGACGGCGCCGTCACGATCGGCGACGCCACCCTCGGCGGCGCCCGCGTCGAGGTGACCCTCCCGGCCCGGACCTGA